TAATGATGCAATTAAATGAGTGCTTGGAGAAAGAAGTGCTAAAGAATTACGGGGCGATAACATGGAAGATGTTATTTTTGCAGGTTCAAAAACTGCAAAACCAATGGATCGTGCCGAAGTTACTTTAACTTTTGATAATCGAGGTGGGACTAGTGCTTTACCACATGATTTCATTACTATTAGTCGTGTTTTAGAAAGAGGAACTGGATCTAATCAATACTACTTAAATGGTGAATTATGTCGTCAAAAAGATATTAAAGACATTGCTATGGAAACTGGAATTGGTAAATCATCATTAGCCATCATTTCTCAAGGTACTGTTAGTGATATTGCCGAAGCAACTGCTGAAGAAAGAAAGGCAATTTTTGAAGAAGCAGCTGGGGTTTCAAAATATAAATTTAGAAAAAAAGAAGCTCTAAGTAAGTTGGAAAAAACCGAACATGGTTTAGAAAAAATTAGACTTGTTATTGCTGAAATTGAAAAAAAATTAGTGCCTTTAAGAAAGCAAGCTGAAAAAGCAAAAGTTTTTATTGCCAAAAGTGAAGAATTAAAACAAGTAGAAGTTGGTTTATTAGTTGATAATATTCAAACCTTTGGTAAAAAATTTGATGAATTAACTGTTGAATTAGAAGGTGTTTTAGAAACTAAAAACGATCTTGAATCAAGAATTGAAAGTTTAAGTGTTAAAATCAACCAAGCTGAAGCTCTTAAAGCAGAGGAAGAAGCAGAATTAAGAAAATTATCAAAAGAACTTGACACTGTTAAAGAAAGACACACAAGTATTAGTATGATTTTGGCTCGTCAAAATGAAAGACACAAATTAATTGCCTCAGGTGAAAAAGCAGCTAATTTAGATGAGCAAATTGCTTCATATCGTGCTTTGATTGAATCACATGGTAATAGATTAAAAGCTGTTGAAAGAGATATTATTGCAATTGAAAATAGAATTAGTGAAAATTCACAATTAATTGAAGATTACCATCGTGAAATTAATAACGTTAATATTTCAATTAACAAAAAAACCAGTGAATTAACCAAAGTCGAAACTTTATTAAGCAGCTTAAAACAGCAAAAAGAAAATCATGGTTTACTTCATAAAGGAACTAAAACCATTATCGAAAACAAAACTCTTTTTGGTAAGACCTTAAAAGGAACAGTTGCGGATTTAATCAAAGTTGATTTAGAATATGTGCCTGCAATTAATGCAATTTTAGCTAATGCAATTCAAAATATTGTTGTCGATAAGAGTGAAACAGCTGTGAAAGCAGTTAACTTCTTAAAACAAAATAATGGTGGTAGAGCTACTTTTATTCCTTTAGCTTCAATTCAACCTAAATCAGTTAGAGACGATTTAGTTTTAGCAATTCAAGGTCATACTGGCTTTGTGGGCATTGCTAATGAACTTGTTAAAGTAGACGTGCAGTATGACATTTTAAATAAATTCTTACTTGGAAATGTTATTGTAGCTGCTGACATTGAAAGTGCTAATTCTATTGCCAATATTTTGGAACGTCGTTACATGGTTGTAACTTTAGAAGGTGACATTATTAGAGCCGGTGGAGTTATCACTGGTGGGGTACAAAATAATACTCAAACAATTTTAGGATTAGACGAAAAAATAGCTGAATTAGAAAAATTAATCCCTGGATTAAGAGCAGCTAAACATTCATTTGATGCTAAACTAAATGAAATTTCAAATTATCGTCGTTCTGCTCTTGAATTAGCTAACGAATATAAACAACAATTACATGCTTTAAAAGTTAAAAAAGCAAGTGAACAAGAATTATTTGACGAATTCAATATTAAATATAAAGAGTTGGCAAATAAAACTATTGAATTAGACAATGTTGAATTGTCAGTTAAGAGTGAAGAAGCAGATTTAGAAGTTTTACAAAGTCAATTAATTGCTTTAGATGCTCAATTTAAAGTTAAAGGTGAAACAGTAGCTCGTTTATCAACTGAAATTAAATTATTTAATAATAATCGTGCGGATTTTCAAACTAGTTTGAACAAATTAAACAGTTCTTTTGCTGAAAAAATGACACAAAAAGAAAGATCAAAATTAATTTTAGAACAATCAAGAGAACGTCTTTCTGCTCAATATAAAATGACTTTTGAATCAGCACAAGAAAACTTTAAACTTGAATTAAATAGAGAACAAGCTGAAGAAATTGTTAGAGAATTACGTGAAGAAATTGATGCTTTAGGCTCAGTTAACTTAGAATCTCTTCAAAATCTTGTAGAAGAAGAAAACAGATATAATGAATTAGCAGAGAATGAAAAAGAATTGGCAGAAGCTAAAGATTCTCTTGATGCTGCTATTGCAGAAATGGATAAAATTATCATTAACAGACTTACAAATATTGTAAATGACGTAAATGATGAATTCAACAATGTCTTTAGAAGTATGTTCGGTGGTGGACAAGCTAAACTATACTTTACTGATCCAAAAAATATTTTAGAATCAGGTGTTGAAATTGAAGCACAACCTCCTGGAAAAAATATTAAAAATCTCAAACTTTTCTCTGGTGGAGAAAAATCATTGATTGCTATTTCACTTTTATTTGGTATTTTAAAAGCAAGACCGCTTCCTTTATGTATTCTAGATGAAGTTGAAGCAGCGCTTGATGAGGCTAATGTTGTACGTTATGCTGAATACTTACAACAATTAAAAGCTAAAACTCAATTCCTTGTTATTACACACCGTCATGGAACTATGAGTCGTGTTGATGCTTTATTTGGGGCTACAATGCAAACAAGAGGTGTTACTTCATTCTTTAGCCTTCAATTAGAAGAAGCTAAAAAATTAGTTCAAGATGAACAAAAAGACTATGATGAATTAGAAAAAGGATCTAAATCTTTGAGCCAAAATGAAGTACTTGAATTAATAACAGAATAATTAAAATTAATAAGCATTGTTATGCTTATTTTTTATAAAAAAACTAATAACTTACGTTATTAGTTAATTTTAATTTTTACGTATTCGCCTATTTTTAAGTTGAAATCATCTAGATTTCATTTATCAAATTTTGTTCGATGCAAATCTATTACATCATAATTAAGAGTTGCGAGCATTCTTTTTACTTGATGATATTTGCCTTCTTGAATTTCTAATTCAATTTTATTATTTTCAATTATTTTTGCTTTAGATTCTTTCAAAGGCTTTCCATCAAGAACAATTCCTTTTTCAAGCTTTAACAAGTCATTTTGGTCAAAATTTTTATTTAAAGTTACTAAATATGTTTTTCATACTTCTTTTTTACTTGAAGTCAATTCATGATTTAATTTGCCATCATTTGAAATAAGAATTAGACCTGTTGTATCTTTATCTAAACGACCAAAGGTATTTAAGCCTTTGATATTTTTATCAACTTCATCTAAAATGTCATAAATAGTTTGTCCTTCTTTATTATCATGAGAACAAATTACACCTTTTGGTTTATTCATTAAAAAATAAACTAATTGCTCTATATTTAAGACAATATCATCAATTTTGATTTGATCAATTTCAATATCAATTTTAATCAATTCATTAATTACTACATCATTGACTTTAATTCTTTTTTCTTTAATTAATTTTTTTACTTCTGAACGTGAAAAATGTGAATAGTTTGCAATGATTTTTTCAATTCTCTCTTTTTTAGAGAACATTAACTAAAATCTCCATCTCATTCAAATTCAAAATCAAAAATTCTTACTGTATCACCTGTTTCAATACCTTTAGCAAGTAATTCATCTCATACACCAATATTTTTTAATTTCTGATTAAAACGTAATAAATTATCATATGTGTTAATTGGATTACGATCATAAATGTATTGGATTCTAGGACCAGAAATTTCAAAGAAACCCCGATATGGATTGGTGATTTTGAAATCTTCCTCTAAGGTAATTTCCACAACTTCTTCATTTTCTTCATTTTCTTCAACTGGTTTCAATTTATTTACTTCTATTAATTTTCAAAGTTTTTCTTTTAATTCATCTAAGTTGCTTCTTTCAAGAGCACTAATTGAAACTAAATGAACCTTTGGATATTTTTCTTTAAATTTCTCTAAATTAGCTTCATACGCATCCATATCCGCTTTATTTGCAATTACTAATTGTTCTTTCTTTTCAAGTTGTAAACTATATGATTTTAATTCTTCATTAATAACTTCATAATCTTCAATTGGATTTTTATATTCACTACCAAAATCAATAATATGAGCAATAACTCTACATCTTTCAATGTGTCTTAAAAATTGATGTCCTAGTCCTTTACCTAAAGATGCACCTTTAATTAATCCAGGTAAATCTGCAACAGTAAATGAATTTTCATAAAATTTTACTAAGCCTAATTGTGGAACTAATGTTGTAAATTCATATTCAGCAATTTTAGCTTTAGCATTTGATAAAGCAGAAAGTAAAGTACTCTTACCAGCACTTGGCTTTCCCACTACGCCAACATCAGCCATTACTTTCAAAATAATTTCTGCTTCATATTTTTCACCTTTGATACCATTTTCACTAATTCTTGGTGCTGTGTTTCTTGGAGTTTTAAATTTCATATTCCCTCTACCACCATCACCACCTTTAGCCACTAAATATTCTTTTGCTTCAATAATATCTGCAACAACTTTACCTTTATTGTAAATAATTGTTCCCAATGGCACTTTTACATATGTATCTTTACCAGCAGCACCATAAAGATTTTTTGGTCCGCCTTTAACTCCATCTTCAGCAACGATTTTTTTACTTCCATAAAGTGAAAGTAAGGTATTTTTTCCTGGATCACCTACGAAATAGATGTTTCCGCCACGCCCACCATCTCCACCATCTGGACCACCTTTATCAACATGAGCCTCACGACGGAAAGAAATCATTCCGTCTCCACCTTTTCCAGCTTGTAAAGTAATTTTAATTTGATCAATAAAACGTGCCATTTTTGCTCCTTTTTTTTGATTTTGAATATTAGATTAATAATTTTACATTATAAAGATAAAAAATCATTTTGAAAGTCATTAACAAATAAAAAAGCACTATTGTGCTTATTTATTTAGCTTATCTAGATAATCAAGTACAGCATAACCTAAACCATGTTCATTTACATCTTTGGTTATATTGTTTGCTTTTTCTTTAACTTCGTCCTTTGCATTATTCATTACATATGAATGATAAAAACGTTTAAACATTGAAAAATCATTTTCGCTATCACCAATAACCATTACGTCATCAGCATTTACATGATTAAAAACGTTTTCTAACATTCAAGAAATTGCTCTACCTTTTGAGGCACCATATGAAAGAATTTCAATATTCATGTGTGTTTTAATAATTTTGCAATCTAATTGTTCTAAATTTTTAATTAATTCATCAATATTTTCGGTATTTTCAAAATACACTTCAATTTTTGCAACATCTTTTATATCGTTAAAATCTTTAACGATTTCAAACTGTTCGAATGATTCGCTTCTAAAGTAAATTTTGTTTAAAAATTCTTGATCTTCTTCTCTAAAAACATAGAATATTTTACTTGATCAAGCTGCAGCAGAAACATTTTTTTCTTTAAAAAGTTTAAAAATCTTCCTAACAACTTCTTTATCCAAGTACTGCTCTTTGATAAATTTTGCATTTTTGTAATCGTAAATTTGCACACCTGAAGAGCCAATAATATAATCTGCATCTGTAAGCTTGGCTAATTTTAACATTCTTGGACAAATTGGATTGCCTGTTGCAATGTTAAAACTAATATGATTCTGTTTAATAATACCTAAATTGAAGTTAGAAACATAAGCATCTCTTGAATAAATAGTGCCATCAACATCGCTAAATATAATTGGTTGTTTATTCATGTGTCCCCCTAAATTTCTAAATTGCCTATAAAATAATATAAGCAAAATGAAAAAATCCAAATAAAAAAATAGTATCTTTACTAAAAGATACTATAAATAAGTTATAAAAAATTATTAATAATTCATGATTTTTTCATACTCATCAAGAGTTCCATGATAAATAAAACTTTTATCTGGTGAAATTTCCAAAATTACATTGGCTACTTGATTAACTAAAGCACGGTTGTAAGTGGTAAAAATTGCACCACCACGATATTTTTTAAGACCTTCAATTACACTATCAATACTTTCCGCATCTAAGTGATCTAATGGCTGATCTAAAATTAAGAAATTAGCTTCTAAAAGCATCATTCTCGAAAACATTAAACGTGCTTTTTCTCCCCCAGAAGTAACATTAACTTTTTTGAAAACAGTTTCATTAGAAAAAAGCATTCTTCCTAAAAAACCACGCATTCTTTGATCGCTAACATCTCTTGTTTCTTCTGTTGTGTTTTCAAGCGGTCATTTTGAGATTCAATCAAGAATTGAAATATCTTCTTGGAAAAATTCTCTATTTTCATTTGGATAGTAAGTGTGTTTAATTGTTTGTCCTCATTTAATTTCACCAGCGGATGGTTTAATTTTGCCAATTAAACATTCCAAAAATTTTGTTTTGGCAATATCATCTTCTCCAATAAGAACCATCTTTTCACCTTTAGACAAGGTAAAAGACACATTTTCAAATAAAGTTTTTCCATTATCATCAACCAATGTTAAACCTTCCACACTTAAAATATCTTTACCAGGCTCACGATTAATATCCCAATTAATGTAAGGGTATTTACGATTTGAAGGTTTAATTTCATCTAATGTAATTTTTTCAAGAGATTTTTTTCTACTTGTTGCTTGTCTAGATTTTGAAGCATTAGCTGAGAAACGAGCAATAAATTGTTTTAATTTTTCAATTTGTTGCTCTTTTTTAGCATTTGATTGTTTCATCATTTCTCTAGCTAATTCACTACTTTCTTTTCAGAATGAATAGTTACCTGTATAAACTTTTGCTTCATTAAAGTCAATATCAACTATATGAGTACAAATGTTGTCTAAAAAATCACTATCGTGGCTTACTACAATCACAACATTTTGATAATCTGCCAAAAAGTTTTCAAGTCATTTAATTGCTCTTAAATCAAGATGGTTAGTTGGCTCATCCATGATTAAAATGTCAGGATTACCAAACAATGCTTTAGCTAGAAGAACCTTAATTTTTTGATTAGCAGTAAGTTCTGACATTTTTACTTCTCATTTATCTTTAGGTATTTGTAGGCCAGACAATAATTCCTGTGCATCGTTTTCAGCTGTATAACCGCCTAATTCTCCAAATTGTTCTTCTAATTCAGCGGCCCTTGTATAATCATCCATTGTTGCTTCTGGATTAGCATATATAGCATCTTTTTCTACTTTAATTTCATGCAATTCGGTATTTCCCATAATTACAACATCAGTAACTATTAAATCGTCATAAGCGTTATGATCTTGACTTAAAACACTTAAACGGCGGTTTTTTTCAATTAAAATTTGCCCACTTGTTGGCTCGATTTCTTTAGCAAGAATTTTTAAAAATGTACTTTTTCCTGCTCCATTAGCTCCAATAATTCCATAAGTATTACCGGCAGTAAATTTTAAATTTACATTTTCAAATAATTTTTTATCAGTAAAAACTTTACTTAAAGATTGAACTTCAATCATTTTGTTTCCTTTCTTGTTTTATTAATTAACAGATAGTCTAATATCATTTTTAATTTCTTCATAAAATTCTGAATTATTATACTTTGCAATGTAGAGAGCAATTTTTTGTGTATGTAAAATTTGAGCCACTTGTTGTAAATTTAAATTTGCTCCAGTTAAATTCACTGTATTAAAATATTCAATTTCATTTTTAGCTTCTTGCTCGCTAATTAATAAGTTGTGATCTTTTGTAACTAAATATTCAAGTAAAAGAGTAAACATTTTATATTTAGCACTATTTTCAACACGCATCATTAAGTTTTTAACTTCAGGATCACTCATTTCTTTAATTTGACTTAAGGTTTTATCAAGCAATTCATCTTTTAACAATCTTGGATTTTCTCTAATTACTTGCATCATTTCATATTCCAAGTTACTGTTTGAAAAATTAATAGTGTTATTTTTACCAATTTCAAAAATTGCTAATTTATAGTATCTTAACAATTCGTTGCTTGCATGATCCTTAATAAAATCTTGAAACAATTTTGTTTTAAGTTGCTCTAAATTTGTTACATCTTTAATATTTAATTGATCAATATTTTCATTTGTTATCAAAGTCGGAACTTTTCTTTTTACTTCTATAATTTCAATAGTTCAATGGTTGTTTTCTGGATCATTTAATTCAAACTTTTCGCCAACTTTTCTACCTAATACATTTTCATTAATTGAAAAAGAAGGCATAACTTTAGCTTCAATAATTAAATCTTTAATTGGTTGTTTATCTTGTTCTTTATTATTTTTGATTTGATAGTTCAATTTTACCAAATCACCCTTTGAAATAGGTTCTTTAACATCTGTTAAAAGAGGATATTGATTAATAAATTTTTGAAAAGAATTATTTAAAAAATTATTATCAACTTTACGATATTCAAATGGAAAGTGATTATTTTTATAATTAATTTTTTTTAGCTCTTCATGTTCATAAAAAGCAAAGTTAATTTCTGCCTCAAATTTTTCTGTATTAATCTCTTTTACTTCAACATTTGGAGAAACAACATTAAAAATATTTTTAAATTCTTTTTCAATGTTTTCTCTCATTTTATCCAGTTCTTTTTCAGTAACTACATTCACTGCTTCTCTTAAAATTGCATTTTGATCAATTTTTTGTTGTTTAGCAATAGCTGACAAAAGAATTTGATTTTGTATATTTTTTCATTCCTGACCACTTAAATTAATTGTTTCTTTCTTTTCTACATAATTAATCATTTCAATGCTCCTTAATTCAAAACTGCTTATTTAAGTTAATTTAATAATTATATTTATATCTATCTATATTTAGTAGAATTATTTAAAAATTCACTATTTTTCTTTTTTAGATAATAAAAAATAGTATTTTAAAAAATCATGTTTTAAATTTACCAAAAACAGTTAAATAGAAAAAAATAATTTTTTTGATACACACGGCTAAGTTGTTATATAATAACACTCGACTATATTTATATTTATTATTTAATAATATAGTTTTGGACATTTTAAATTTAAAAATTATTCAATATATATAGAAGAAAGGAATTACATGCCAACAATCAATCAATTGGTTACAAATGGTAGAGTTGATAAAGTTCGTAAATCTAAAGCACCTGCTTTAAACTTAGCATTCAACTCATTACATAAAAAACAATTAAAATTGTCAGCGCCTTTTAAAAGAGGTGTATGTACAAGGGTTGCTACAGTTAAACCTAAAAAACCTAACTCAGCGTTACGTAAATACGCTCGTGTTAAATTATCAAATGGAATGGAAGTTACTGCCTACATTGGTGGTGAAGGACATAACTTACAAGAACACTCAGTTGTATTAATTAGAGGTGGTAGAGTTAAAGACTTACCTGGGGTTAGATACCACATCGTGCGTGGAACACAAGATTTAGCCGGAGTTAACAACCGTAAACAAGGTCGTTCACTTTACGGAACTAAGAAAGAGAAAAAAAGCTAATAGCTTAAATTAAAGGAGTATATATGTCAAGAAAAAATAGTGCACCTATTAGAGAAGTTTTAGCTGACCCAATTTTTAACTCAGTTTTAGTTACCAAATTAATTAATACAATTATGTTAGATGGTAAAAAATCAATCGCTCAAGATATTCTTTACTCAGCATTTAACATTGTTAAAGAAAAAACACAAAAAGATCCAATGGAAGTTTTCTTATTAGCTATTGAAAACATTACACCACAATTAGAGGTTAGAACTAGAAGAATTGGTGGAACAAACTACCAAGTTCCAACTGAAGTTTCAGCACGTCGTAAACAAACTTTATCATTAAGATGATTAGTTCAATACGCTCGTCTTAGAAATGAAAAAACTATGGATGTTCGTTTAGCTAACGAAATTATTGATGCATCAAACAAAACAGGTGGAGCTATCAAAAAACGTGAAGACACACACAAAATGGCTGAAGCTAATCGTGCCTTTGCTCACTTTAGATGATAGTTTAATTAGGAATATAAGATACTATGGCTAGAGAATATGAATTAAAAGATTACCGTAACATCGGTATTATGGCTCACATTGATGCAGGAAAAACAACAACCACAGAAAGAATTCTTTTACATACAGGTAAAATTCACAAAATTGGTGAAACTCACGATGGAGCTTCACAAATGGACTGAATGGAACAAGAACAAGAACGTGGTATTACCATTACTTCAGCTGCAACAACAGCTTACTGAAATGGGAAAAGAATTAACATTATCGATACACCAGGACACGTTGATTTCACCGTTGAGGTTGAACGTTCATTACGTGTTTTAGATGGTGCTGTTGCTGTTTTAGATGCCCAAAGTGGTGTTGAACCTCAAACTGAAACAGTTTGAAGACAAGCAACAAATTATAGAGTTCCAAGAATTGTTTATGTTAACAAAATGGATAAAGCTGGTGCTGACTTCTTCATGTCAGTTAAATCAGTTAGAGATAGATTAAATGCTAACGCTGTTGCTATTCAAGTACCTATTGGTGCTGAAAGTTTCTTCGAAGGTATTGTTGATCTTGTAGAAATGAAAGCTTACGTTTATGATGGTAAAGCTGAAGAA
This Mycoplasmopsis columbina DNA region includes the following protein-coding sequences:
- the rpsL gene encoding 30S ribosomal protein S12, encoding MPTINQLVTNGRVDKVRKSKAPALNLAFNSLHKKQLKLSAPFKRGVCTRVATVKPKKPNSALRKYARVKLSNGMEVTAYIGGEGHNLQEHSVVLIRGGRVKDLPGVRYHIVRGTQDLAGVNNRKQGRSLYGTKKEKKS
- the rpsG gene encoding 30S ribosomal protein S7 — encoded protein: MSRKNSAPIREVLADPIFNSVLVTKLINTIMLDGKKSIAQDILYSAFNIVKEKTQKDPMEVFLLAIENITPQLEVRTRRIGGTNYQVPTEVSARRKQTLSLRWLVQYARLRNEKTMDVRLANEIIDASNKTGGAIKKREDTHKMAEANRAFAHFRW
- a CDS encoding trigger factor-related chaperone yields the protein MINYVEKKETINLSGQEWKNIQNQILLSAIAKQQKIDQNAILREAVNVVTEKELDKMRENIEKEFKNIFNVVSPNVEVKEINTEKFEAEINFAFYEHEELKKINYKNNHFPFEYRKVDNNFLNNSFQKFINQYPLLTDVKEPISKGDLVKLNYQIKNNKEQDKQPIKDLIIEAKVMPSFSINENVLGRKVGEKFELNDPENNHWTIEIIEVKRKVPTLITNENIDQLNIKDVTNLEQLKTKLFQDFIKDHASNELLRYYKLAIFEIGKNNTINFSNSNLEYEMMQVIRENPRLLKDELLDKTLSQIKEMSDPEVKNLMMRVENSAKYKMFTLLLEYLVTKDHNLLISEQEAKNEIEYFNTVNLTGANLNLQQVAQILHTQKIALYIAKYNNSEFYEEIKNDIRLSVN
- a CDS encoding pseudouridine synthase — its product is MFSKKERIEKIIANYSHFSRSEVKKLIKEKRIKVNDVVINELIKIDIEIDQIKIDDIVLNIEQLVYFLMNKPKGVICSHDNKEGQTIYDILDEVDKNIKGLNTFGRLDKDTTGLILISNDGKLNHELTSSKKEVWKTYLVTLNKNFDQNDLLKLEKGIVLDGKPLKESKAKIIENNKIELEIQEGKYHQVKRMLATLNYDVIDLHRTKFDKWNLDDFNLKIGEYVKIKIN
- a CDS encoding Cof-type HAD-IIB family hydrolase, which codes for MNKQPIIFSDVDGTIYSRDAYVSNFNLGIIKQNHISFNIATGNPICPRMLKLAKLTDADYIIGSSGVQIYDYKNAKFIKEQYLDKEVVRKIFKLFKEKNVSAAAWSSKIFYVFREEDQEFLNKIYFRSESFEQFEIVKDFNDIKDVAKIEVYFENTENIDELIKNLEQLDCKIIKTHMNIEILSYGASKGRAISWMLENVFNHVNADDVMVIGDSENDFSMFKRFYHSYVMNNAKDEVKEKANNITKDVNEHGLGYAVLDYLDKLNK
- a CDS encoding ABC-F family ATP-binding cassette domain-containing protein, which gives rise to MIEVQSLSKVFTDKKLFENVNLKFTAGNTYGIIGANGAGKSTFLKILAKEIEPTSGQILIEKNRRLSVLSQDHNAYDDLIVTDVVIMGNTELHEIKVEKDAIYANPEATMDDYTRAAELEEQFGELGGYTAENDAQELLSGLQIPKDKWEVKMSELTANQKIKVLLAKALFGNPDILIMDEPTNHLDLRAIKWLENFLADYQNVVIVVSHDSDFLDNICTHIVDIDFNEAKVYTGNYSFWKESSELAREMMKQSNAKKEQQIEKLKQFIARFSANASKSRQATSRKKSLEKITLDEIKPSNRKYPYINWDINREPGKDILSVEGLTLVDDNGKTLFENVSFTLSKGEKMVLIGEDDIAKTKFLECLIGKIKPSAGEIKWGQTIKHTYYPNENREFFQEDISILDWISKWPLENTTEETRDVSDQRMRGFLGRMLFSNETVFKKVNVTSGGEKARLMFSRMMLLEANFLILDQPLDHLDAESIDSVIEGLKKYRGGAIFTTYNRALVNQVANVILEISPDKSFIYHGTLDEYEKIMNY
- a CDS encoding AAA family ATPase; translation: MKLIKVEAHGFKSFADPISLKFDGGVAGIIGPNGSGKSNINDAIKWVLGERSAKELRGDNMEDVIFAGSKTAKPMDRAEVTLTFDNRGGTSALPHDFITISRVLERGTGSNQYYLNGELCRQKDIKDIAMETGIGKSSLAIISQGTVSDIAEATAEERKAIFEEAAGVSKYKFRKKEALSKLEKTEHGLEKIRLVIAEIEKKLVPLRKQAEKAKVFIAKSEELKQVEVGLLVDNIQTFGKKFDELTVELEGVLETKNDLESRIESLSVKINQAEALKAEEEAELRKLSKELDTVKERHTSISMILARQNERHKLIASGEKAANLDEQIASYRALIESHGNRLKAVERDIIAIENRISENSQLIEDYHREINNVNISINKKTSELTKVETLLSSLKQQKENHGLLHKGTKTIIENKTLFGKTLKGTVADLIKVDLEYVPAINAILANAIQNIVVDKSETAVKAVNFLKQNNGGRATFIPLASIQPKSVRDDLVLAIQGHTGFVGIANELVKVDVQYDILNKFLLGNVIVAADIESANSIANILERRYMVVTLEGDIIRAGGVITGGVQNNTQTILGLDEKIAELEKLIPGLRAAKHSFDAKLNEISNYRRSALELANEYKQQLHALKVKKASEQELFDEFNIKYKELANKTIELDNVELSVKSEEADLEVLQSQLIALDAQFKVKGETVARLSTEIKLFNNNRADFQTSLNKLNSSFAEKMTQKERSKLILEQSRERLSAQYKMTFESAQENFKLELNREQAEEIVRELREEIDALGSVNLESLQNLVEEENRYNELAENEKELAEAKDSLDAAIAEMDKIIINRLTNIVNDVNDEFNNVFRSMFGGGQAKLYFTDPKNILESGVEIEAQPPGKNIKNLKLFSGGEKSLIAISLLFGILKARPLPLCILDEVEAALDEANVVRYAEYLQQLKAKTQFLVITHRHGTMSRVDALFGATMQTRGVTSFFSLQLEEAKKLVQDEQKDYDELEKGSKSLSQNEVLELITE
- the obgE gene encoding GTPase ObgE gives rise to the protein MARFIDQIKITLQAGKGGDGMISFRREAHVDKGGPDGGDGGRGGNIYFVGDPGKNTLLSLYGSKKIVAEDGVKGGPKNLYGAAGKDTYVKVPLGTIIYNKGKVVADIIEAKEYLVAKGGDGGRGNMKFKTPRNTAPRISENGIKGEKYEAEIILKVMADVGVVGKPSAGKSTLLSALSNAKAKIAEYEFTTLVPQLGLVKFYENSFTVADLPGLIKGASLGKGLGHQFLRHIERCRVIAHIIDFGSEYKNPIEDYEVINEELKSYSLQLEKKEQLVIANKADMDAYEANLEKFKEKYPKVHLVSISALERSNLDELKEKLWKLIEVNKLKPVEENEENEEVVEITLEEDFKITNPYRGFFEISGPRIQYIYDRNPINTYDNLLRFNQKLKNIGVWDELLAKGIETGDTVRIFDFEFEWDGDFS